AGCAGGGAAGTTACGATCGTACAGATTTTGCCGTCATCGTTCATTTGCCGGCCCGCTTCCTGCAGGAAGAAATAAGCGGCTTTTGAATTGATGTCGAACATGCTGTCGTATTCCGCTTCTGTAGTATCGCCAAATGGCTTCTTCAGCACTTTACCTACTGTGTTGATGGCAATATCGACACCACCATATTTACTTTTTGCGTCAGCAAAAAGCTTTACCACATTCTGTACTTTGGTAAGATCTCCCTGGGTGATGTAGGCTTCTCCGCCGGCAGCTTTGATATCTGCTAATGTTTGCTCAGCATCTGCTTTGGTAGCGTCTGAATTGTAGTGAATAACTACTTTGGCGCCGCCCGCTGCTAATGCGCGACTGATAAGGCCTCCCAAATTTTTACCGCCTCCTGCCACCACGGCAACTTTTCCTTTTAAATCATTCCTGGACATAACAAAAATGGTTTTCAAATTGGTGAATAATGATGTCACAAATTTGCAGTGTTACGTCAAAGAAAGTGTGGTGAACTTTTCGGAACTTTTCCGGGTTGGCTATTTTTTTATTCTTTCCCTGTACTGGCCGGGGGTTTCTTTTAATTTTCTTTTAAAGAATTTGGAAAAGTTGGAGGGGTCATACGTTAATATCCTTGCAATTTCTGCGATCGGCAACTCTGTTTCTGCCAACATTTTCTTTGCTTCTATCAAAATTTTTTCATCATAAAAATAACAGGGAGCGTACCCTTTAGTGAGTTTGATGGTATCGCTTAAATGTTGGGGAGAGATATACATAGCGCGGGCAATCTCTGACAGTTCAAGCATTTTCACGACTCTTCCTTCTACTATATCATGCAGATGTTTATTCAAGATTTCAAAGTAAGCGTCTGTTATTTCATCGTTCCTTGAGTATTTAACCGATTTGCTCATATGTATGTTAATAGATAGATTAACAAAATAGTTGGTTTTTTGCTGCGGGAAAATACGGATAACGGAAGTTAAATAAAAGTATCAAGATAAAAAAATTGAGATAAGGATTCCTTATTTATATAAGTACTTTCAATTCTTTATAATCATTGATGCAGGTTATATTTGGGAGATGAGCCAGATTTCTATTTGCAATACAGACAAATCGGATATCAAGCTCCCGGGTGGCTATATAATCCCATCTCCCATCACCAACATAGACAATGGAGTCTGGGAAGAGATGCTGTTGATAGTATTCATCCATCCTGTCAATGGTATTACGAATAATGTTTGCACGAGAAATGGCATCCTGGGCAAAAGATGCAGCAATACTTCCGCTGATATCAATACCAGCGCAATTGAGTTTAAAAAGCGCTGATTCGCGCCATCGACCAGTCGCCAGCCCTACGCCCCACTCATTGATTGTTCGCAGTTCCTTAAATATCCGGCCAGCTTTTGGCATTTCATAAAACCCGGCAGGATGCCGGCGACAGGCGTTGTTCAGCAAATCACAGAAGTGGGCAATAAACTCATCCCGTTCCTGCGTTGTAACAGGCGTCAGTGCCTGAAAAGTTTGGGGAAGCTTCTCAATACAACTTAATGATTATCTTAATAGAAAATAATTATTAATACATGATTTTAATAGGAGATCTTCATGGCGGATATCCGGAGATACTGTCACGGATCCGGAAATTTAAGATGGCATCTACAGCGCTCATTCAGGTTGGAGATTGGGGATTAGGATTTCAGCCTGTAGACGACGATCTGAGAGTACTCCGGCAAACAGATGATTTTTTAGGCAGTCAACACAACATGCTGTATATCATACGCGGTAACCACGATAATAAGTGGTTCTGGGATAACCGCGATGATTTCCATCTTCAAAACATACGACTGGTAAAGGATTACGAGTACCTGACAATAGAAGACAGTAAAATACTGTTTGCGGGTGGCGGCATTTCCATCGACAGGATCAACCGTACACAGGGAAAAGATTATTGGCCTGATGAGGAAATCGTCTGGGATGCCGCCGCGTTGAAAGGCGCCTGTGAGGCAGGCATAGATATTATGGTATCGCACATTGCTCCGCGGGAGGCATGGCCTTATACCTACGATCCGTTGGTGCAACATTTCGCCAGCAGAGAATTGGCGGCAGGAAGGAATCTGACAGCAGCACTGGAAGATGAACGGAAAGTGATGAGTGAAATATTCCGCGATATAAAGGAAGCTGGCTGCCATACCTGGTATTATGGCCACTATCATGCTTCCCAGGTGGAAGAAAAAGAAGGGATCACCTTCCGTTGCCTGGGTATTGGCGAGATGTATGACGCTGGTAACGTGAAAATATAAAAGGGGGGATTTTATCACTATGCCAGATTTCGATAAAATAACTGTAATTTTCATATGAATTAGACCCGAAACCATATCATTATTACACCCAAGCTCCTTTTCATTTGAATAAAGAAATAAACATATGAAAAAGCTTCGTTCAGTTATTTTATTACTGTCTGGATTTTTCTTTTTTTTATCAGCAAAGGGGCAGGATGCGGCCTCCATTATGCTGAATCAGCAAATGAACAACCAGGCAGGACTAATAAATATCCAGCAAATGCAACGTTCCTTCGATGCACAAAACGAAGCCGGCAAACGGGCTGCTACATCCGGAAACAGCCGCCTGCCGGAAACCAATGCATGGAAGGTAGATCATGCCCCTCTCATCTCCCGTAAACTCCGTACACAGTACATCGCTAACATTGCTACATCCAATGGGCAGGAAGTAGCAGGAAAAACAGATAAATTTTTCGGAGATATTCAGACCACATTCGGAAAAATGACCGCTCCTTTCGGCCTGCATCAAAATAATTATGTAGATGTGGTAACGGCTTACCTGGTAGTCATGTGGATGTCGGTAAACAGGCAAACACAGGTACCATCTATAGCAAATGTACAGGCAGTGCGCAGGCAGTGCCAGCATAGCCTGAGTTCCGGTAAAGTTAGCAGACCAACTGCACAACAACTACAGCTGGCGGCTGAAACCTTCATGTACCAGGCTTGTTCGGCAGTGGCCATGAGAGAGCAGGCTGTTCGCGATGCTAACCCAAAACTGCTTGACAAACTAGCTACTCAGGCATCCGCCATACTTTCGAAAGAGCATATTTATCTGAATAATGTAGCGCTCACCAACAATGGATTTACCAAAAAATAAAATCACAAGGCCACTGAAAGCATGCTTTCAGTGGCCTTGTGATCAGGGCTTTCAATAGCCATACTCCGGAGGAGTGATGCCACAGCAACGCAGATACACCGTTGCCTGTCCTCTGTGATGCGTGATATGATCGATAGTAGCGTGAAATCCGTTCACTGCTTTTTCATCCAGCGTAATTTCTCCGATACTTTCCTGAAGCATATCAAAATTATCCGACAGATATTTCCGGGTGGCCGATGCGCTTTTCGTTACTGCCGGCGGATCCCAAGGGGTAGCTGTTTGCTGGACGTAATTCTCTTTCCACCATATTATACCATAGCCAATATGATGCATCAGCTCATTGAAGCTCCAACTTTCGGGCGCCGGTTTGAAATGATATTTATCGGCAGGCATAGCCCCGGCCACATTCAGTGTATAATTCCGGGCATTCTCGAGGGTAGCTAATAATTGCTTTTTCATAATGTTCAATTTGATAAAGCAAAACTAGGATGCCACGCAACGGAAGATTTAAGGAAAATTGCTTTTTTTAACGTCTTACCTGCGACGGAGATTTTCCATATTGTTTCTTGTAGGCAGCAGAGAAATGTTCCAGGCTGTTGAAGCCTGTATCAAAAGCAATACCGGTAACCGGCTGACTGGTATGCCGCAGCTGCAGATCGGCCTGTTTCAGTCGTACCTGAACAAGGTAGCCATAAGGCCCAAAGCCGGTAATTTGTTTAAATAGACGATTGAAATGGAAGGGGCTCATATACCCATGATCAGCCAGTTGTTGCAGGGAGATGTCATCAGACAGGTGATCACTGATGAAATCTTTTACAGCACTGATCACAGGAAGATAATTTTTCTTTTGCTTCATGCTGAGCAATGGCAGCGGTTTGCGTTCTGCACCTCCCGATACCACCAGCACAAACAATTCCATCATCAGCTGTTCCGCCCATAGACGTGGAAAGCGGGATTGCTGCAACAGTGCGAAGATCCTGTGATGCAGGAACTCCATATCAGGCGTTGCTTTTATGAGGATAGACTGTAAGTCGGGGTTCTTCAGAAACCAGTTGATACCAGCTGCCTGTTCTTCCAGCTGAGCAATGCTTTCAGCGGGGAAAGAAAAAATAGTGCACTGATCAGGCATGTCATGTACATGCGCCACCTGGTGTTCATATCCTGGTTTGCAGACAAGGAAAAGACCGTTGTAAGCATCCAGGTCGTTACGAAAAACTTTAAACACAAAATTTCCGCTGCGGATATAAGCAATAGAAAAGGTTTCCTGATACTCTTTACCAGACAATTTGCATTGCTGACACTGGCAGAGGAAATTATGTACCGTGCAAATGGAGGAGTTATATAGTTGTTGAATGATCGCTTCCATTTTACCGGTTTTTATGTTGACATTCAGGGAGGTGTTGTTTAATAAAACGGGCTTCAGACTGGCTTTCAGGCGAAGCAGGCTGCGCCTGTTGCGGGAGCCGGACTGGCGTTACAAATATAGAGAAAATAGATACACTATGGAGGCGACAGAAGGTATTGACACTGGATTAGGTATTCTATACCGTTAACCGTGATCCGGGAAAACTTAACGATTTGTCAGTCGTTTTTTACTACCAGTTTTCAAACTGAGTTCCCTTTAACCAATAATCATGAAAGAACAGCATATTATTGATCTCTTTTTTCCTGAGCAGGAACTCTTTGGAACCTACCTGGCCATTGGTTCTATCTTCCGTTAGTTGCTTTAACTCCAGTTTCTTTATTTGCCGTTTTTTTACATGCTCATAGTGCTCTTTTGTTTTTTCTTTCTCCTCCAAATATGCTTTATCTGACAGATAAGGATTATCCTGAAGTTGTACTTTATTGAGGGAACATCCGTTTCTTTCTTTATAAGGAATAGTCTGGCCAAACTGGAACGATGGCGTTTGGCGTATGTACTGTTCAAAGCCTTCACAGGTAAAGGCCATCTCTCCACGCTGAGTAACAATGATCCAGATTATTTTATCTTCCATTATTTGTTTTTCGATGTAGTCAATTTCAAAAACATCTTCCATTAGCACATCAAAATCAAATGAAGCAATCACTGCTTTTTTAAACACCAAAGTAGCCGGCGCCACCCAAAATGTAAAAGGTAATCCTTCCACGTCTGGCTGATTCCATTTGAATATATAATCGATATCAAATTCCAGATCTTCTCCCAAGGCCATTTTATAGATCTGGGAATCGTGCCAGCCCATTAGTTCAAAGTCCATATCTGTCCAGAGGCTTTTTTCTAATTCATAGGGCATATCTTCTCCATTCATAATAATTGCTCTTTAAGCAAAAGGCATGATAATTTTAATCAGCTGTTATTCACTACCAATTATTTACACTTTTCTTTATGAATTTAGCTGTTTATAGTTCGATACCAAAATAAAAAAATCCTATCCTGGAAACGAATTAACATCCAAAGGCATATCTATAAGTGCCCTCATGCCCACTTTAATGAGGTAGATGCAGCAGCTCAATAAGATAGGTTCAGTTCTTCAGATTAATCAAATTCACCACCACCTTCACCATCACTTCCTTCTCATCCGGCTTAGACTCTGCAATCATCAGCGTCAAAGCCACTAACGCATTATCAGCAATCTTTTTTGAGCCATTCGAATGATATAGAATATTATTCCTATCCAGAAACCAAACAAACAAAAACGCCGCAATACGTTTATTCCCATCAGAAAAGGAATGGTTCTTCGTAACAAAATATAGTAAGTTAGCTGCTTTCTCCTCTACACTGGGATATAGGAATTGTCCACCGAACGTTTGATATATAGCCGCCAGTGACCCTTGAAAAGATTCATCTTTTTCATTTCCAAACAAACTGCTTCCACCGAATTTGTCGCGGAGCCCTTTGATTGCGTCCATTGCGGAATGATAGGTAACCTCAAACAGATTCTCAGGAGTGGTCGATTCTATTTGAAGCACCTGGTGATCATATTGATCCAGCACATCTAAGGCGTAGGTATAATCAGTGATCACTTTCAGCAAACCTGTTGCTTCGTCTGTATTCAAAGCCTGGCTCTCCATCACGTTTCCCAGGAGCTTTACGGTTTGTTTCAACTCATCTAATTTTCGTGCCTGTTCCCGCAAACGTCTCTGATCGATAGTATATCCTTTGATCAGATAATCTTTCAATACTTTATTTGCCCAGATGCGAAATTGAGTTCCCCGTGGAGATTTAACCCGATAGCCCACAGAAATCACCACATCCAGGTTATAGAAATTAACCGGCTTCTTAGCAAATTCGGAAATTCCGAATTTCTTCATAGTTAGCTCCTGATCAATTTCTTTTTCTTTATATATATTATTAATATGTTCATTAATAGTGGACTTTGCCTTTTGGAACAGAAGGCCCATCTGATCTTGAGTAAGCCAAACAGTGTCATTTTCCAACTTAACATCAATTCGTAAATCACCTTCTGAATGCTCGTATATGAGTATTTGATCGTCTTGCATATGGTTAAAAATTTGATGCAAAATTCATGGAATACAAATCCCGACCTGTTAATCCTTTGCTTATAAAAAACGATTAACACTATTACCCAATGAAGCGTCTCAATACAGCCAACATTTTTTCCCGAAAATGTAATTTTAGGCAGTACCTTCCTTCTCCTAAAATCTTAAAGCGTCAAACAAAGAGATATACACTTTTTGGGGAATATGATTATAAAATTTCCCGGGAGGTGATGGAAATTGTTGTAATATTCCCGCCGGAATTTTACCAGCATAACTTATTAGCCAAAATTATCTTTACAAACATCTATGGATGAAATAAGGGACAGACGACATATAAAGGAAATTATCAGCGAATATGCTACCCGCTTTGTTGCCTGGGGCCCGCCGGAAACCTGGGATTTGGATCAATTCAAGACATTGGAAAACATGATCCTCGAATCTACAGATATAACGGTTAATGCAAATACGCTTAAGCGATTCTTTCAACAGCGCACGGGCAATCCTCAGCTGGCTACCAGGGATGCGCTGTGCCGTTTTTTAGGATATGCAGGGTATACTGATTTCGTCATCAAAAAAACCCGGGTAGAGGACGCTGTTAATAGTTCAGTTGAGTCAGAGGAAGAAGAAGAAGAAGCAGAAGACAAACAAAATGTTCCTATCATCTCATCAGCGCCTGCCAGGGCTCAAAAATCAAACCGCATATATATCTATCTGCTGGCAGCTCTTTTACTGATTGTAAGCTCCTACCTTTTGTATATATTGAAGTTGAAAGATTTATACACAAATTATCTGTTGTCCAAAATAGAATTTGTTGTTTCAAAATCCAAAGGCGCCAATCCCCTGACAGTAACGTTTTCGTATAACATCCCATCTCCCCTGCTAAAGGATATCAAATTGGTATATGAAGAAGCCAATGGCGATACTGCAGAGAAACGACTCACCAGAGATGTTGGAAAGGTAAACGCTACCTATATCTATGAAGGAGACGGATATTGTCACCTGCAATATAATGGCCATACTATCAAAACCATCACCCTGGAAAACCGTAAGCCGGGCT
The genomic region above belongs to Chitinophaga sp. 180180018-3 and contains:
- a CDS encoding SDR family oxidoreductase; protein product: MSRNDLKGKVAVVAGGGKNLGGLISRALAAGGAKVVIHYNSDATKADAEQTLADIKAAGGEAYITQGDLTKVQNVVKLFADAKSKYGGVDIAINTVGKVLKKPFGDTTEAEYDSMFDINSKAAYFFLQEAGRQMNDDGKICTIVTSLLAAFTGLYSTYAGAKAPVEHFTRSAAKEYGGRGISVTAVAPGPMDTPFFYPAETPDSVAYHKSASALGGLTKIEDIVPLVLFLVTDGWWITGQTIFANGGYTTR
- a CDS encoding AraC family transcriptional regulator, with product MSKSVKYSRNDEITDAYFEILNKHLHDIVEGRVVKMLELSEIARAMYISPQHLSDTIKLTKGYAPCYFYDEKILIEAKKMLAETELPIAEIARILTYDPSNFSKFFKRKLKETPGQYRERIKK
- a CDS encoding metallophosphoesterase, with the protein product MILIGDLHGGYPEILSRIRKFKMASTALIQVGDWGLGFQPVDDDLRVLRQTDDFLGSQHNMLYIIRGNHDNKWFWDNRDDFHLQNIRLVKDYEYLTIEDSKILFAGGGISIDRINRTQGKDYWPDEEIVWDAAALKGACEAGIDIMVSHIAPREAWPYTYDPLVQHFASRELAAGRNLTAALEDERKVMSEIFRDIKEAGCHTWYYGHYHASQVEEKEGITFRCLGIGEMYDAGNVKI
- a CDS encoding DUF6683 family protein — encoded protein: MKKLRSVILLLSGFFFFLSAKGQDAASIMLNQQMNNQAGLINIQQMQRSFDAQNEAGKRAATSGNSRLPETNAWKVDHAPLISRKLRTQYIANIATSNGQEVAGKTDKFFGDIQTTFGKMTAPFGLHQNNYVDVVTAYLVVMWMSVNRQTQVPSIANVQAVRRQCQHSLSSGKVSRPTAQQLQLAAETFMYQACSAVAMREQAVRDANPKLLDKLATQASAILSKEHIYLNNVALTNNGFTKK
- a CDS encoding DinB family protein, with product MKKQLLATLENARNYTLNVAGAMPADKYHFKPAPESWSFNELMHHIGYGIIWWKENYVQQTATPWDPPAVTKSASATRKYLSDNFDMLQESIGEITLDEKAVNGFHATIDHITHHRGQATVYLRCCGITPPEYGY
- a CDS encoding AraC family transcriptional regulator — translated: MEAIIQQLYNSSICTVHNFLCQCQQCKLSGKEYQETFSIAYIRSGNFVFKVFRNDLDAYNGLFLVCKPGYEHQVAHVHDMPDQCTIFSFPAESIAQLEEQAAGINWFLKNPDLQSILIKATPDMEFLHHRIFALLQQSRFPRLWAEQLMMELFVLVVSGGAERKPLPLLSMKQKKNYLPVISAVKDFISDHLSDDISLQQLADHGYMSPFHFNRLFKQITGFGPYGYLVQVRLKQADLQLRHTSQPVTGIAFDTGFNSLEHFSAAYKKQYGKSPSQVRR
- a CDS encoding virulence protein RhuM/Fic/DOC family protein, with translation MQDDQILIYEHSEGDLRIDVKLENDTVWLTQDQMGLLFQKAKSTINEHINNIYKEKEIDQELTMKKFGISEFAKKPVNFYNLDVVISVGYRVKSPRGTQFRIWANKVLKDYLIKGYTIDQRRLREQARKLDELKQTVKLLGNVMESQALNTDEATGLLKVITDYTYALDVLDQYDHQVLQIESTTPENLFEVTYHSAMDAIKGLRDKFGGSSLFGNEKDESFQGSLAAIYQTFGGQFLYPSVEEKAANLLYFVTKNHSFSDGNKRIAAFLFVWFLDRNNILYHSNGSKKIADNALVALTLMIAESKPDEKEVMVKVVVNLINLKN